From one Bacteroides intestinalis DSM 17393 genomic stretch:
- a CDS encoding LTA synthase family protein: protein MKERLIGLIKTYILFVCVFILQKPLFILYYSSLYAGTSWTDPFLVIWNGLPLDLSLAGYLTAIPGLLFIASAWTLSKTLRSIWNGYYFFIAILLAVIFIVDLGLYEYWGFRLDATPLFYFFSSPKDAFASMNIWQMIGGIVAMIVYASLLYVIFLWVQRGIWKGLKLPYRRLSVSGVMLLLTALLFIPIRGGFTVSTMNTGKAYFSSNQRLNHAAINPAFSLMESLSKQKDFSKQYRFMEAAQADELMKKLVDPQVLDSTVVVPDTLRTALFKTERPNVIFVILESFSSKLMTTLGGEPDIAVQMDSLASEGVLFTNFFANSFRTDRGLVSILSGYPAQPTTSIMKYPRKTQNLPAIAGSLRDAGYRTKYYYGGDADFTNMRSYLMSSGFESIVSDQDFSVSERLSKWGAHDHLVFNRLLEDIKAEAADTTMADNARPFYRVLQTSSSHEPFEVPYRRLANDRLNAFAYTDSCVGDFVKRFRELPQWKNTVIVFVPDHLGAYPEQLNNQSVDRYQIPLLLVGGAISEPRRIDVYGSQHDIAATLLAQLSLPHQKFVFSKDMLNPASPHFAFFAVPDLFGMVTPENLLIFNCEADAVAVDEGTAKGGNLLPGKAYLQKLYDDIAKR, encoded by the coding sequence ATGAAAGAAAGGCTTATAGGATTGATAAAGACGTACATCCTTTTCGTCTGTGTCTTTATATTGCAGAAACCGTTATTTATACTTTACTACAGTTCTTTGTATGCAGGTACTTCCTGGACAGATCCCTTTCTGGTTATCTGGAATGGTTTACCCCTTGACCTCTCACTGGCCGGATATCTGACGGCTATCCCCGGATTACTTTTTATTGCATCCGCCTGGACACTTTCCAAGACGCTCCGCAGTATCTGGAATGGTTATTATTTCTTCATTGCTATTTTACTCGCTGTCATTTTCATTGTTGATTTAGGTTTATATGAGTATTGGGGTTTCCGTCTGGATGCCACGCCGCTCTTCTATTTCTTCTCTTCTCCTAAAGATGCATTTGCAAGTATGAATATATGGCAGATGATAGGTGGAATAGTAGCCATGATCGTATATGCATCCTTACTTTACGTCATTTTCCTTTGGGTACAGAGAGGTATTTGGAAGGGGCTGAAGTTACCTTATCGCCGCCTGTCTGTATCGGGTGTCATGTTGTTACTGACTGCCCTTCTTTTTATTCCTATCCGCGGTGGATTCACCGTTTCTACAATGAATACCGGTAAAGCCTATTTCAGTTCTAACCAGCGACTGAATCATGCGGCTATCAATCCGGCGTTCAGCTTGATGGAATCTCTTTCCAAGCAAAAAGATTTCAGTAAACAATACCGTTTTATGGAAGCGGCACAGGCAGATGAATTGATGAAGAAGCTGGTAGATCCGCAGGTACTGGATAGTACTGTGGTAGTTCCTGATACTTTGCGCACAGCTTTATTCAAAACAGAACGTCCGAATGTTATTTTCGTCATACTGGAGAGTTTCTCATCCAAGTTGATGACTACTCTGGGTGGCGAGCCGGATATTGCCGTGCAGATGGACAGCCTGGCAAGTGAAGGAGTTCTCTTTACGAACTTTTTTGCCAATAGCTTCCGTACAGACCGTGGATTGGTATCCATTCTGAGCGGTTATCCAGCACAGCCTACCACCAGTATTATGAAGTACCCTCGCAAGACCCAGAATCTTCCTGCTATTGCAGGTAGCCTGCGTGATGCCGGATACCGTACCAAATATTATTATGGGGGTGATGCCGACTTTACGAATATGCGTTCTTACCTGATGTCTTCCGGTTTTGAAAGCATTGTTTCGGATCAGGATTTCTCCGTATCAGAGCGTTTAAGTAAATGGGGCGCACACGATCATCTTGTTTTCAATCGTCTGTTGGAAGATATAAAGGCTGAAGCGGCGGATACAACTATGGCAGATAATGCCCGTCCGTTCTACCGGGTATTGCAGACCTCCAGCAGTCACGAGCCTTTTGAGGTTCCCTATCGTCGTCTGGCGAATGATCGTTTGAATGCTTTTGCCTATACTGATAGTTGTGTAGGTGACTTTGTGAAGCGTTTTCGTGAATTGCCGCAGTGGAAGAATACGGTAATAGTATTTGTGCCCGATCATCTGGGAGCATATCCCGAACAATTGAATAATCAGTCGGTAGACCGCTATCAGATACCTCTGTTATTGGTTGGCGGTGCAATTAGCGAACCAAGACGTATTGATGTGTACGGTTCACAACATGATATTGCTGCTACTCTGTTGGCACAATTATCCTTGCCTCATCAGAAGTTTGTATTCAGCAAAGACATGTTGAATCCTGCTTCTCCTCATTTTGCTTTTTTTGCAGTTCCGGACCTTTTCGGTATGGTAACACCGGAAAACCTGCTGATATTTAACTGTGAAGCAGATGCTGTAGCAGTAGATGAAGGCACTGCGAAAGGAGGGAACTTGCTGCCGGGCAAGGCTTATTTACAGAAATTGTATGATGACATTGCTAAAAGATAA
- the fsa gene encoding fructose-6-phosphate aldolase: MKFFIDTANLDQIKEAYDMGVLDGVTTNPSLMAKEGIKGVDNQRKHYVEICNIVQGDVSAEVIATEYEGMIKEGEELAALNPHIVVKVPCIADGIKAIKYFTSKGIRTNCTLVFSVGQALLAAKAGATYVSPFVGRLDDICEDGIALVGKIVEMYRYYGYTTQVLAASIRHTAHIMQCIEVGADVATCPLSAIKGLLNHPLTDSGLKKFLEDYKRVNG; the protein is encoded by the coding sequence ATGAAATTTTTTATTGACACTGCAAATTTAGACCAGATCAAAGAAGCCTATGATATGGGCGTTCTCGATGGAGTAACCACCAACCCTTCGCTTATGGCGAAAGAGGGCATCAAAGGAGTAGATAATCAGCGGAAACATTATGTGGAAATTTGCAACATCGTACAAGGTGATGTCAGTGCCGAGGTTATTGCTACGGAGTATGAAGGTATGATTAAGGAAGGCGAAGAGCTTGCTGCACTCAACCCGCATATCGTAGTAAAAGTTCCCTGTATCGCAGATGGTATCAAGGCTATCAAATATTTCACTTCCAAAGGTATCCGTACCAATTGTACATTGGTATTTTCTGTAGGACAAGCTTTGCTGGCTGCCAAAGCGGGAGCTACTTATGTATCTCCGTTTGTGGGACGTCTGGACGATATCTGTGAGGATGGTATCGCACTGGTAGGTAAGATCGTGGAAATGTATCGGTATTACGGCTATACCACACAAGTTCTTGCGGCTTCTATTCGTCATACAGCACACATTATGCAATGTATTGAAGTAGGTGCCGATGTCGCAACTTGTCCATTGTCCGCCATTAAAGGTCTGCTTAATCATCCATTGACGGATTCCGGACTGAAAAAGTTCCTGGAAGACTATAAACGTGTAAACGGATAA
- a CDS encoding DedA family protein, which translates to MEFILDFILHIDQYMIDIVQEYHTWTYVILFIIIFCETGLVVTPFLPGDSLLFVAGAIASLPGTPLEVNILVLILFFAAVLGDSCNYMIGHLFGCKLFNNPNSRIFKQSHLDKTHEFYKKYGGKTIIIARFVPIVRTFAPFVAGMGKMHYHYFMVYNLIGGAAWVALFCYAGYFFGDLPVVQENLKLLIVAIIVISILPAMIEVVRAKIKSKKQK; encoded by the coding sequence ATGGAATTTATATTAGATTTTATTCTCCACATTGATCAATACATGATAGATATTGTGCAGGAATATCATACCTGGACCTATGTAATATTGTTCATAATCATTTTTTGTGAAACAGGGTTGGTGGTTACGCCTTTTCTTCCGGGAGATTCATTACTTTTTGTGGCGGGAGCTATAGCTTCGTTACCTGGAACACCGCTTGAAGTAAATATCCTTGTTCTTATCTTGTTTTTTGCTGCTGTGTTGGGAGATTCTTGTAACTATATGATAGGGCATCTCTTTGGGTGCAAGCTGTTTAATAACCCCAATTCCAGAATATTCAAGCAAAGTCATCTGGATAAGACACATGAATTTTATAAAAAATATGGTGGCAAGACTATAATCATAGCAAGGTTTGTTCCCATTGTGCGCACTTTTGCCCCATTTGTAGCTGGAATGGGGAAGATGCATTATCACTATTTCATGGTATACAATTTGATAGGGGGAGCTGCCTGGGTAGCGCTTTTCTGTTATGCCGGGTATTTCTTCGGAGACCTTCCGGTGGTGCAAGAAAATCTTAAATTGCTGATTGTAGCAATTATAGTAATTTCCATATTACCTGCCATGATAGAAGTGGTACGAGCAAAAATTAAATCAAAGAAACAGAAATAG
- a CDS encoding BF3164 family lipoprotein yields MKHLLYIILLSLLFFSACKSQAEQKQQEANDTIVVETPKIIQDAPLVAGSVTLKDGDFGELIELAATHQILDEEGPIFKMSEPEMLIKDGYFLLQNRPAMSYTRRPDGTVEVVKPADEGLNCFFHWYRLPDFRYITSFGIGGNGPNEFNFPHLVSSGVSAPGTYVYETGTMQLFETDTTGVLRAFPFTFKSIKGASYSDRQICAVSRDTFYYADNVPRGKAIIRTVYQGDSLQTEQIYNLAFSKKHRSWSPYIGDFIVSPSGNRMVYAYKYFRKILVMDTSAQTVRDITFDVDGVEAKNDVLTLGPDNVTYYWGISATDDYFFLTYSGRTPLQVSRENGKGDGYIFVEQYDWGGNPVARYKLDHWGRVISDGKILYQLCYMYDDPLFLYTLPGKE; encoded by the coding sequence ATGAAACACTTACTTTACATTATATTGCTGTCTCTATTGTTTTTCTCTGCCTGCAAGTCGCAGGCAGAGCAGAAACAGCAGGAGGCAAATGATACGATTGTTGTAGAAACTCCAAAGATAATACAAGATGCTCCTCTGGTGGCTGGAAGTGTGACGTTAAAAGATGGGGACTTCGGAGAACTAATAGAATTGGCAGCTACCCATCAAATACTGGATGAAGAAGGTCCCATTTTCAAAATGTCAGAACCGGAGATGCTGATTAAAGATGGATATTTCCTTTTGCAGAATCGTCCGGCTATGTCCTATACCCGCCGCCCGGATGGAACGGTTGAAGTAGTGAAACCGGCAGACGAAGGTCTGAACTGTTTCTTCCACTGGTATCGTTTACCGGATTTCCGTTATATCACTTCTTTCGGAATAGGAGGAAATGGACCTAATGAATTTAACTTTCCTCATTTGGTATCTTCAGGTGTGTCTGCTCCCGGTACGTATGTTTATGAAACGGGTACTATGCAACTGTTTGAAACTGATACGACGGGTGTATTGAGAGCTTTTCCTTTTACCTTTAAATCAATCAAAGGTGCTTCTTATTCAGACCGGCAGATATGTGCAGTTTCCCGGGATACTTTCTATTATGCTGATAATGTGCCGAGGGGAAAGGCGATAATTCGTACTGTTTATCAGGGAGACAGTTTGCAAACGGAGCAAATATATAATCTTGCTTTTAGTAAGAAACATCGTTCCTGGAGTCCGTATATCGGTGATTTTATAGTCTCTCCTTCCGGTAACAGGATGGTATATGCTTATAAATATTTTCGTAAAATCCTGGTAATGGATACATCTGCTCAAACTGTACGGGATATTACTTTTGATGTTGACGGTGTGGAAGCCAAGAATGATGTACTTACATTAGGCCCGGATAATGTGACTTATTATTGGGGAATATCTGCTACTGACGATTACTTCTTCCTGACTTATAGCGGACGTACTCCACTTCAGGTATCGCGTGAAAACGGTAAAGGTGACGGATATATCTTTGTGGAACAATATGATTGGGGTGGTAATCCGGTAGCGCGTTATAAACTTGACCATTGGGGCAGGGTGATATCAGATGGGAAGATATTATATCAGTTGTGTTATATGTATGACGATCCTCTCTTTTTGTATACATTGCCAGGAAAAGAATAA
- a CDS encoding 6-bladed beta-propeller has translation MKNKQWKSAGWLASLMFIGGLSSCSNGGQSQKNSALDTQPIAGSVEVINGDSIWVCNLSALKDTVVLPLSYFADELQIVKLDNRDEALVPVRNVIVSDNYILVWGKDQTPFKLFDKAGKFLANVGSFGQGPGEYQLIYDAQIDETGGRIYLLPWNARSLLAYDLKGQAVQSIPLPGLVPKGVFKANTKDSLLSVFLLPFDYLPYVAWTQKFNGEIQDTIRSRHLAIKPDFSNEVYSNKNGADFDVSLFVFWERRPDSLYHYANGRLNPRFTMDFVKKEIPIHDYKELPRHFLGSTSVEKQLDENNFTTEVPADFIMDKESLKGAFYKVENDYLGNLPIPWFPYNCSNGYYTANMEPATLKETLEKYLESAKDIPATDRERMQKLADSIHENDNNYILYAKLK, from the coding sequence ATGAAAAACAAGCAATGGAAAAGTGCTGGATGGCTGGCAAGCCTAATGTTTATTGGGGGATTGAGTTCCTGTTCAAATGGAGGTCAAAGTCAGAAAAACTCAGCATTGGATACACAGCCGATAGCTGGTTCGGTGGAGGTTATAAATGGAGATTCCATATGGGTTTGTAATCTGTCGGCATTGAAAGATACTGTGGTACTTCCGTTGAGTTATTTTGCAGATGAATTGCAGATTGTGAAGTTGGACAATCGGGATGAAGCATTGGTGCCTGTACGAAATGTGATTGTTTCCGACAATTATATATTAGTGTGGGGTAAGGATCAGACTCCTTTTAAGCTTTTCGATAAAGCAGGGAAATTTCTTGCTAATGTGGGATCTTTCGGCCAAGGTCCCGGTGAGTATCAGCTGATTTATGATGCTCAGATAGATGAAACAGGTGGACGCATATACTTGCTTCCGTGGAATGCAAGATCTCTGTTGGCTTATGACTTGAAAGGACAAGCTGTACAGAGTATTCCATTGCCTGGTTTGGTGCCGAAAGGTGTCTTCAAGGCAAATACAAAGGATTCTCTTTTGTCTGTATTCCTTCTGCCTTTTGATTATTTGCCGTATGTGGCATGGACTCAGAAATTCAATGGAGAAATACAAGATACGATACGTTCACGCCATTTAGCCATAAAGCCGGACTTCAGCAATGAAGTATATAGCAATAAAAATGGTGCAGACTTTGATGTTTCTCTTTTTGTATTCTGGGAACGTCGTCCGGATAGCCTTTATCACTATGCTAACGGGCGTTTGAATCCTCGTTTCACAATGGATTTTGTTAAGAAAGAAATTCCCATTCATGATTATAAGGAATTGCCGCGTCATTTCCTGGGAAGTACATCCGTAGAGAAGCAGCTGGATGAAAATAATTTTACTACAGAAGTGCCGGCTGATTTTATTATGGATAAAGAATCTTTGAAGGGCGCTTTCTATAAAGTAGAGAATGACTATCTGGGTAATTTACCGATTCCTTGGTTCCCATACAATTGTTCAAATGGATATTATACAGCTAATATGGAGCCTGCGACTTTGAAGGAAACATTGGAAAAGTACCTGGAAAGTGCTAAAGATATTCCAGCTACCGATCGGGAACGTATGCAGAAACTGGCAGATAGTATTCATGAGAATGATAATAACTATATTCTGTACGCTAAGTTGAAATAA
- a CDS encoding tetratricopeptide repeat protein encodes MKKLLLLLLILIVLLSCGRGGKELYTAPSRVVPDSFAIGLNLFNKGRAASRNSANMDSVLFYMQLAENFFKREGDKAQVNRFIAFIYSSRGMLDEAMPYFLKASRMANEWQYSSICQEVAKVYAAAGRFREGVLVMDLIRKNMNDRTVVPYYHLAKGNLWAGVNEYDSAVTYYRTASISLNRWVAAEASRRLKMLYSSQGKDSCSFYAALAANEHLVNELRREESFENRTQYEKAKLENELNRLKIDKQKREIWLLSLGLCFVVAFAVGYIVWQRRKRQMYKQLWREQSLRLSQTEQLLQQSEELNMLREKEGMLRESLFRRMKSFHKIPSLEKEEETSEEESDSPNRRIALSDEEWEDIRQTVDGSYDRFSVRLLEAFPGLSMKDVYFCCLVKINVSIKDLSDIYCISRTSISRKKQRMRRDKLGLTENNETLDDFLRRF; translated from the coding sequence ATGAAGAAACTGCTACTCCTGCTTTTGATACTAATTGTCCTTCTTTCTTGCGGAAGAGGGGGAAAAGAATTGTATACTGCCCCTTCACGGGTAGTGCCAGATTCTTTTGCAATTGGTCTGAATCTGTTTAATAAAGGAAGAGCAGCTTCTCGTAACTCTGCCAATATGGATAGTGTATTGTTTTACATGCAATTGGCTGAAAACTTTTTTAAACGTGAGGGGGACAAAGCGCAGGTGAATCGTTTTATTGCCTTTATTTATTCGTCGAGAGGGATGTTAGATGAGGCTATGCCCTATTTTTTGAAAGCCAGTCGTATGGCAAATGAATGGCAATATAGCTCTATTTGTCAGGAAGTGGCCAAAGTTTATGCTGCTGCCGGACGTTTTCGGGAAGGAGTGTTAGTAATGGATTTAATACGGAAAAATATGAATGATAGGACAGTTGTACCCTACTATCATTTGGCAAAAGGAAATCTTTGGGCAGGTGTCAATGAATACGATTCGGCCGTTACTTATTACCGTACAGCATCTATATCATTAAATCGATGGGTTGCTGCAGAGGCATCCAGACGGTTGAAAATGTTGTATTCTTCGCAGGGAAAAGATAGCTGTTCTTTCTATGCAGCACTTGCTGCCAATGAGCATCTTGTGAATGAACTGAGGAGAGAAGAAAGTTTTGAGAATCGGACACAATACGAAAAGGCTAAGCTCGAAAATGAGTTGAATCGTCTGAAAATAGATAAGCAGAAGCGTGAAATCTGGCTTTTGAGTTTAGGGCTTTGTTTTGTAGTAGCATTTGCGGTAGGTTATATTGTTTGGCAGCGTCGTAAACGCCAGATGTATAAGCAGCTTTGGCGTGAGCAATCTCTGCGGCTGAGCCAGACAGAACAGTTATTGCAGCAATCAGAGGAGTTGAATATGCTACGTGAAAAAGAGGGTATGCTTCGCGAATCACTTTTCCGGCGAATGAAGTCATTTCATAAAATCCCTTCTTTGGAGAAAGAAGAAGAGACTTCCGAAGAAGAGAGTGACAGTCCAAATAGGCGTATAGCCTTATCTGATGAAGAGTGGGAAGACATACGTCAAACGGTGGACGGAAGTTACGATCGGTTTTCTGTGAGGTTGTTAGAAGCGTTCCCGGGATTAAGTATGAAGGATGTGTATTTCTGTTGCCTGGTGAAAATAAATGTTAGTATCAAGGATTTATCTGATATCTATTGTATTAGTCGTACTTCGATTAGCCGTAAGAAACAACGTATGAGACGGGATAAGTTGGGGCTGACGGAAAACAATGAAACTTTGGATGATTTTTTGCGCCGTTTCTGA
- a CDS encoding ATP-binding cassette domain-containing protein — protein sequence MQSYTISLNGGVARNPLVRLAAPVSISFPADEHIAIVGPNGSGKSLLVDMLIGKYPLKEGTLTYDFSPSASQTVYDNVKYIAFRDTYGSADANYYYQQRWNTHDHDDVPLVKDMLGAVRDEALKQELFELFCIEPMLDKPMILLSSGELRKFQLVKALLTAPRVLIMDNPFIGLDAQTRELLNTLLEGLAKRSAVQLILILSMMDDIPSYINKVLPVANRTVGQMMSRDQYLTIFRNADIPVPEDLQQRIIDLPYDNTNYVSDEVVKLNKVSIRYGDRTILKELDWTVMRGQKWALSGENGAGKSTLLSLVCADNPQSYACDISLFGRKRGTGESIWEIKKHIGYVSPEMHRAYLKNLPAIEIVASGLHDSIGLYKRPKAEQMSVCEWWMDIFGIAALKDKPFLQLSSGEQRLALLARAFVKDPELLILDEPLHGLDTYNRRRVKKVIEAFCRRQDKTMIMVTHYERELPATISDRIFLKRNR from the coding sequence ATGCAATCATATACTATATCTTTGAATGGAGGGGTGGCACGTAATCCGCTTGTGCGATTGGCTGCACCTGTTTCCATTTCTTTTCCTGCAGACGAACACATTGCTATTGTAGGGCCTAACGGTTCAGGAAAGAGCCTTTTGGTAGATATGCTTATCGGGAAATATCCATTGAAAGAAGGGACACTTACTTATGACTTTTCTCCTTCTGCATCACAAACGGTCTATGATAATGTCAAATACATTGCTTTCCGTGATACATACGGTTCGGCGGATGCTAATTATTATTATCAACAACGCTGGAATACTCATGACCATGATGATGTACCATTAGTTAAGGATATGTTGGGAGCAGTTAGGGATGAGGCCCTAAAACAAGAACTTTTTGAATTATTTTGCATCGAACCTATGCTGGATAAGCCGATGATTCTTCTTTCCAGCGGCGAGTTGCGCAAATTTCAGTTAGTGAAAGCACTGCTTACCGCTCCTCGTGTGCTTATCATGGACAATCCTTTCATTGGATTGGATGCACAAACCCGTGAGTTGCTGAATACTTTGTTGGAGGGATTGGCTAAGCGGTCTGCAGTGCAACTTATCCTGATACTTTCTATGATGGATGATATTCCCTCATATATTAATAAAGTGCTGCCGGTAGCAAATCGTACAGTAGGGCAAATGATGTCACGTGATCAATACCTTACCATATTCCGGAATGCAGATATACCTGTACCCGAAGATTTGCAACAACGCATTATCGATTTGCCTTATGATAATACCAATTATGTTTCCGATGAAGTGGTAAAACTGAATAAAGTCAGTATCCGTTATGGCGACCGCACTATTTTGAAAGAACTGGACTGGACGGTGATGCGTGGACAAAAATGGGCATTGAGTGGAGAAAACGGGGCTGGTAAATCGACTTTATTGAGTCTTGTATGTGCCGATAATCCCCAATCATATGCTTGTGATATCAGCCTGTTCGGGAGAAAACGGGGAACAGGTGAAAGTATTTGGGAAATAAAGAAACACATCGGGTATGTCAGCCCTGAAATGCACCGCGCTTATTTGAAGAATTTGCCGGCTATTGAGATTGTTGCTTCCGGCCTGCATGACAGCATTGGATTGTATAAACGTCCGAAGGCAGAACAAATGTCTGTTTGTGAATGGTGGATGGATATTTTTGGTATTGCCGCCCTTAAAGATAAACCTTTCTTGCAATTATCCAGTGGTGAGCAACGCCTAGCACTACTAGCACGAGCTTTTGTAAAAGATCCGGAATTACTGATATTGGATGAACCTTTGCATGGCTTGGATACTTATAACCGTCGCCGGGTGAAGAAAGTAATCGAGGCATTTTGCCGTCGGCAGGATAAAACGATGATTATGGTTACTCACTATGAGAGGGAGTTACCCGCCACTATTTCAGATCGTATATTCCTGAAGCGTAATCGATAA